A genomic segment from Propionibacteriaceae bacterium ZF39 encodes:
- the arfB gene encoding alternative ribosome rescue aminoacyl-tRNA hydrolase ArfB has protein sequence MSTQPSSPSAAGDVVVRPGPGVPRGLRIPAGELEERFSRSSGPGGQGVNTTDSRVELLFEPGASAAFTEVQRTRVLAALADRVVQGRIVIVASEHRAQLRNRAAARERLAAMLRTALAPEPPRRRPTKPTRGSQARRLAAKKRRSEIKAGRGRVPRD, from the coding sequence ATGTCCACCCAGCCCAGCTCGCCGTCGGCGGCGGGTGACGTGGTGGTACGCCCCGGCCCGGGCGTACCCCGGGGTCTGCGCATCCCGGCTGGGGAGCTGGAGGAGCGCTTCAGTCGATCGTCCGGGCCCGGCGGGCAGGGCGTCAACACGACCGACAGCCGGGTGGAGTTGTTGTTCGAACCCGGGGCGTCAGCGGCGTTCACCGAGGTGCAGCGGACGCGGGTGCTGGCCGCGCTGGCGGATCGCGTGGTGCAGGGCCGGATCGTGATCGTGGCCTCGGAGCATCGGGCGCAGTTGCGCAATCGGGCGGCGGCGCGCGAGCGGCTTGCAGCGATGCTGCGGACGGCACTCGCACCCGAGCCTCCGAGGCGTCGGCCGACAAAACCGACCCGTGGGTCCCAGGCCCGGCGCCTCGCCGCCAAGAAGCGCCGGAGCGAGATCAAGGCCGGTCGGGGTCGGGTTCCCCGGGATTGA
- a CDS encoding aminodeoxychorismate lyase has protein sequence MTNERNAAYPNGLRTWIDGTLYADPAEARVPATDHGLVAGDGVFEVLRVTPKGPFAPTRHLARLQRSAQRLGLPEPDLDLIRRGIDEVSADRSDWELPEGRLRITYTGGLGPLGSHRTQHTPMVLISAEPCEMPAETDRIITLPWTRNVQGAMTWVKTTSYGENVRALAYARDRGCGEGIFVNTEGHVAEGTGANIFFVLDGVITTPTIDSGALDGITRALVLEWFDGIVERDVTLAEAQAAEEVFLTSSTRDVQGIAAWDHHEWPAPGPVARRLRPEFKRLAGLDLDP, from the coding sequence ATGACCAACGAGCGCAATGCGGCGTACCCCAATGGCCTGCGGACCTGGATCGACGGGACGCTGTACGCAGACCCGGCCGAGGCCCGCGTACCCGCCACGGATCACGGACTCGTCGCCGGTGACGGGGTCTTCGAAGTCCTCCGAGTCACACCGAAGGGGCCGTTCGCGCCGACCCGCCACCTGGCTCGCCTCCAGCGCTCGGCGCAAAGGCTCGGCCTTCCCGAGCCTGACCTCGACCTGATCCGCCGCGGCATCGACGAGGTCAGCGCCGACCGCTCCGACTGGGAGCTGCCGGAGGGACGGCTGCGGATCACCTATACGGGCGGACTGGGCCCCCTCGGGTCGCATCGCACGCAGCACACGCCGATGGTCCTCATCTCCGCCGAGCCCTGTGAGATGCCTGCGGAGACCGATCGCATCATCACGCTGCCGTGGACCCGCAACGTCCAGGGCGCCATGACCTGGGTGAAGACCACGTCCTATGGCGAGAACGTTCGCGCGCTGGCGTACGCCCGCGACCGCGGCTGCGGCGAGGGCATCTTCGTCAATACCGAGGGCCACGTCGCCGAGGGGACCGGCGCCAACATCTTCTTCGTCCTCGACGGCGTGATCACGACGCCGACGATCGACTCCGGCGCCCTCGACGGCATCACCCGCGCGCTCGTCCTCGAGTGGTTCGACGGCATCGTCGAGCGCGATGTCACCCTCGCCGAGGCCCAGGCCGCCGAGGAGGTCTTCCTGACTTCGAGCACGCGCGACGTTCAGGGCATCGCCGCCTGGGACCACCACGAGTGGCCGGCACCCGGCCCAGTGGCCCGTCGCCTGCGGCCGGAGTTCAAGCGGCTCGCAGGGCTCGACCTCGACCCCTGA
- a CDS encoding serine hydrolase domain-containing protein translates to MRIVRLLCWLLMAGVLLGASSAGATPPSDGEWEDYVATVRRDLDLPGLGVRVTAGNGGWEDVRGRTEEGAPFAADSPVLVGSVSKSFTATLVLRLVEQGRFGLDDEVATRLAWFPHRRVTVRDLLRHTSGYDQSVGLVLADRFDTAPGALRRAAGEAAEHAPNGPLGVYAYSDANYLLLGALVEEVTGRPFAEALATEVLDPLALGRTGAEAALDPGPGHRSWWGTWVPFDSGYDDSGAPYGYVVSTLDDLDRWAAAHQDGGALPLAEAERLAMQSPQADAGRVSDGSALWYGYGWRGGTLAGGAVVEHTGATPGYFTHVLWLPERDVRVVVVANAYAQAADARLASVARDLARMAVGKTPAPVLGGDPLLGWGPFALLVLAVSGLVVGVVRVRRPGRSWHAAVCVLIGVLALVAPSMVIGLPGRTIRLWAPDFGWALIAVAFAWIGAAAVGLVSGRGRAAELSGREVRKP, encoded by the coding sequence ATGCGCATCGTTCGATTGCTCTGTTGGCTCCTGATGGCAGGGGTGCTGCTGGGCGCGTCGTCGGCCGGAGCGACTCCGCCCTCGGACGGCGAATGGGAGGACTACGTCGCGACCGTCCGCCGCGATCTCGATCTGCCCGGACTCGGGGTGCGCGTGACCGCCGGCAACGGAGGCTGGGAGGACGTGAGGGGTCGAACGGAAGAGGGGGCGCCGTTCGCAGCGGATTCCCCGGTGCTCGTCGGATCGGTGTCGAAATCGTTCACGGCGACGTTGGTCCTGCGGCTGGTCGAGCAGGGGCGATTCGGGCTCGATGACGAGGTGGCGACCAGGCTGGCGTGGTTCCCGCACCGTCGTGTCACAGTGCGGGATCTCCTGCGGCACACCAGCGGCTATGACCAGTCCGTCGGCCTGGTGCTGGCCGATCGCTTCGACACCGCGCCCGGGGCGTTGCGGCGGGCCGCCGGTGAAGCCGCGGAGCATGCTCCGAACGGACCGCTCGGCGTCTATGCCTATTCCGATGCCAACTACCTCCTGCTCGGCGCGCTGGTGGAGGAGGTCACCGGCCGGCCGTTCGCCGAGGCCCTGGCCACCGAGGTGCTGGATCCGCTGGCCCTGGGGCGTACGGGCGCGGAAGCGGCGCTCGACCCCGGACCCGGGCACCGATCCTGGTGGGGCACCTGGGTGCCGTTCGACAGCGGCTATGACGATTCGGGGGCGCCCTATGGCTATGTGGTCAGCACCCTCGATGACCTCGACCGGTGGGCCGCGGCGCATCAGGACGGCGGCGCACTTCCGCTCGCCGAAGCCGAGCGGCTCGCCATGCAATCGCCGCAGGCCGATGCCGGCCGGGTCTCCGACGGCTCCGCGCTCTGGTACGGCTACGGCTGGCGCGGTGGCACCCTCGCCGGTGGCGCGGTCGTCGAGCACACCGGTGCGACGCCGGGCTACTTCACCCATGTGCTGTGGTTGCCGGAGCGCGATGTGCGGGTGGTCGTGGTGGCGAATGCGTACGCCCAGGCCGCTGATGCCCGCCTGGCCTCCGTCGCGCGGGACCTCGCACGCATGGCGGTCGGGAAGACCCCCGCGCCGGTCCTCGGGGGTGATCCGCTGCTTGGTTGGGGTCCGTTCGCATTGCTCGTGCTCGCGGTGTCGGGCCTGGTGGTGGGGGTGGTTCGCGTACGCCGGCCCGGACGTTCCTGGCACGCCGCGGTCTGTGTGCTGATCGGGGTGCTGGCCCTAGTGGCACCCTCGATGGTGATCGGGCTCCCGGGTCGCACGATCCGACTGTGGGCGCCCGACTTCGGCTGGGCGCTGATCGCGGTGGCGTTCGCCTGGATCGGTGCCGCGGCGGTGGGGCTGGTCAGCGGTCGTGGGCGTGCCGCGGAACTGAGTGGGCGTGAGGTGCGGAAACCGTAG
- a CDS encoding carbohydrate ABC transporter permease, translated as MSGPVPAPVPTSDALETPAAGVRPSRARGRYRGIHKRPSPWLVILGSLLILVFFTFPYVLMVISSLKSQGDIMKIPPDYLPSEPVWSNYLTVWGSNVAPGRALLATTVIAVGATLLVLVVATPAAYYVARFRFRGRLPFLLIVLITQMLQPTVLAVGLYQEFVGWRGQLVWGALILINAAFNLSFAIWIMQAFFASVPKEVEEAALIDGVGRLQALFRIALPLVWPGIVTAIVFVFVNTWNEYAAAFVLVQDPALQPLTVAMPRFLGLYVRDWQYLFTTALVAIVPVIILFGFIEKRLIGGLTAGSVK; from the coding sequence ATGTCCGGTCCCGTTCCCGCCCCGGTCCCGACCTCCGATGCGCTCGAAACGCCCGCCGCAGGCGTACGCCCATCCCGCGCCAGGGGGCGCTATCGGGGGATTCACAAGCGACCCAGCCCCTGGTTGGTCATCCTCGGCTCGCTGCTCATCCTGGTCTTCTTCACGTTCCCCTATGTGCTGATGGTGATCAGCTCGCTGAAGTCCCAGGGCGACATCATGAAGATCCCGCCGGACTATCTGCCGTCCGAGCCGGTGTGGAGCAATTATCTGACGGTCTGGGGCTCCAATGTCGCGCCCGGCCGGGCCCTGCTGGCGACGACGGTCATTGCGGTCGGCGCCACTCTGCTGGTGCTGGTCGTGGCCACTCCGGCTGCCTACTACGTGGCGCGCTTCCGGTTCCGGGGTCGCCTGCCGTTCCTGCTCATCGTCCTGATCACCCAGATGCTGCAGCCCACGGTGCTGGCGGTCGGTCTCTATCAGGAGTTCGTCGGCTGGCGCGGGCAGTTGGTCTGGGGCGCGCTGATCCTCATCAACGCGGCGTTCAACCTGTCGTTCGCGATCTGGATCATGCAGGCCTTCTTCGCCTCGGTCCCGAAGGAGGTCGAGGAGGCGGCCCTGATCGACGGGGTCGGCCGACTGCAGGCCCTGTTCCGGATCGCGCTGCCGCTGGTGTGGCCGGGCATCGTGACCGCGATCGTGTTCGTCTTCGTGAACACGTGGAATGAGTACGCCGCGGCGTTCGTGCTCGTCCAGGACCCCGCTCTGCAGCCGCTGACCGTGGCCATGCCGCGCTTCCTCGGGCTCTATGTGCGCGACTGGCAATACCTGTTCACGACCGCGCTCGTCGCGATCGTGCCCGTCATCATCCTGTTCGGCTTCATCGAGAAACGATTGATCGGCGGTCTGACCGCCGGCTCGGTCAAGTGA
- a CDS encoding MBL fold metallo-hydrolase: MAKQDQSHPANVDGPWFVDTRCIACDVARHWAPGLIRPDDGAYSFLARQPTSAAEESALWRAAHACPTQSIGNRAARRPAAPPFPYAMTDGVWALGHNARETFGAHAWLVQRPEGNLLIDVPRFSGSLAAAVEDLGGVARVLLTHQDHVAGGEAWVERFGAEAWIHESEASTAAYAKNHFGDAREQLWPGVTVLHIPGHTRGSMAFQMDERVLFTGDSLRWNVRRATLDVFPRQTWQSWSVLADSMDALAQLRAEWVLPGHGMWARVGFEEYARQMGSLGADMRRVGQSAWSRRPAP; the protein is encoded by the coding sequence GTGGCCAAGCAGGATCAATCCCATCCCGCCAACGTCGACGGGCCATGGTTCGTCGACACGCGGTGTATCGCGTGTGATGTCGCCCGGCACTGGGCTCCCGGGCTGATCCGGCCGGATGACGGGGCGTACTCCTTCCTCGCCCGCCAGCCGACGAGTGCGGCCGAGGAATCCGCCCTGTGGCGCGCGGCGCATGCGTGCCCGACCCAGTCGATCGGCAATCGGGCCGCGCGGCGGCCCGCTGCTCCGCCCTTTCCCTATGCGATGACCGACGGGGTCTGGGCGCTGGGGCACAACGCGCGGGAGACCTTCGGGGCCCATGCGTGGCTGGTCCAGCGGCCGGAGGGCAACCTCCTGATCGATGTGCCGCGCTTCAGCGGGTCCCTGGCGGCGGCTGTCGAGGACCTCGGCGGAGTGGCCCGCGTGCTCCTGACCCATCAGGACCATGTTGCAGGTGGGGAGGCATGGGTGGAACGGTTCGGTGCCGAGGCCTGGATCCACGAGTCGGAGGCGAGCACAGCGGCGTACGCGAAGAATCACTTCGGAGACGCGCGGGAACAGCTGTGGCCGGGTGTCACGGTGCTGCACATTCCGGGACATACGCGCGGGAGCATGGCGTTCCAGATGGATGAGCGAGTGCTGTTCACCGGCGACAGCCTGCGCTGGAATGTCCGCCGCGCAACCCTCGATGTCTTTCCCCGACAGACGTGGCAGTCGTGGAGCGTCCTGGCCGATTCGATGGATGCGCTCGCGCAGCTCCGGGCGGAGTGGGTCCTGCCCGGCCACGGCATGTGGGCCCGGGTGGGATTCGAGGAGTACGCCCGCCAGATGGGCTCGCTCGGAGCGGACATGCGCCGCGTCGGACAGAGCGCCTGGTCGCGCCGGCCGGCGCCCTAG
- a CDS encoding low temperature requirement protein A, protein MALVVCYAVVRLLHLSVYFAAAGDDPALRRQVLLSLVTSVVPAVTLLAVGVALGGPWQRPIWLVAVLYDLAIIFLTSRGGGGWVVRSATHFAERHAGVVILALGESIVAIAVGVAQRPLSWPIIAATVLALAIVGGLWSSYFDRIAGLLEEALASLSGQPRARLGRDLFTYLHFPAVFGVILAALGIEQAMAYLDAGRIGPTGAFALGVGLAVSLTGAFGAAWRAVGVRLPWRLGAVVLLLGLAAFGGGWHPLAALGVAAGVLMLLAVVESRRPGDRPDLIAQS, encoded by the coding sequence GTGGCGCTGGTGGTCTGTTATGCCGTGGTGCGCCTGCTCCACCTGTCGGTCTATTTCGCCGCAGCCGGCGATGATCCGGCTCTGCGTCGCCAAGTGCTGCTGTCGCTCGTCACCTCGGTCGTGCCGGCTGTAACGCTGCTCGCGGTGGGCGTGGCCTTGGGCGGGCCGTGGCAACGGCCGATCTGGCTGGTGGCGGTCCTCTATGACCTGGCGATCATCTTCCTGACCTCGCGGGGTGGGGGAGGGTGGGTCGTCCGCTCGGCGACACACTTCGCCGAACGGCATGCCGGGGTCGTGATCCTCGCCCTCGGGGAGTCGATCGTCGCCATCGCGGTCGGCGTGGCCCAGCGGCCGTTGAGCTGGCCCATCATCGCCGCGACCGTCCTGGCCCTCGCCATCGTCGGTGGACTGTGGTCGAGCTATTTCGACCGGATCGCCGGCCTGCTGGAGGAGGCCCTCGCGTCGCTGTCGGGGCAACCCCGGGCGCGGCTGGGTCGCGACCTGTTCACCTATCTGCATTTCCCGGCCGTGTTCGGCGTGATCCTGGCTGCTCTGGGGATCGAACAGGCCATGGCCTACCTGGACGCCGGTCGGATCGGGCCCACCGGTGCCTTCGCCCTCGGCGTGGGATTGGCGGTCAGCCTGACGGGTGCATTCGGTGCGGCGTGGCGGGCGGTGGGCGTACGCCTGCCCTGGCGCCTGGGTGCGGTCGTCCTCTTGCTGGGGCTGGCGGCGTTCGGAGGTGGCTGGCATCCGTTGGCCGCCCTGGGGGTCGCCGCCGGCGTACTCATGCTGCTGGCCGTGGTGGAATCCCGGCGCCCCGGCGACAGGCCGGACCTCATCGCTCAGTCGTGA
- a CDS encoding ROK family transcriptional regulator → MAKTTRRTGPTRSGGSLGARVAQAEMRAANMGLILRHLRSGGGRSRARLASETGLSRATISSVVSDLAERGLVREGAVLRDGAVGRPGQTVSIDGAQVAGIGLEISVHQTVLTALTLDGTVIREVITSLDVARLEMDVVLDRVAGLLRRALDSLREAGVEVVGITVSPPGIIDYSEGALRFAPNLGWRGIPLRDELVRRLGADGPTIHLENDAKLAALAEYQRLAAQGIHDLVHLTGEVGVGAGIIVDGRLLRGWSGFSGEVGHLPLGRPDVRCNCGRLGCWETAVGLESLLQAAFAPDDPLGDALVPAEERLRVLAERAAAEDARTLEALEAIAVALIPGLSILVDVLNPRLIVLGGYYSYFSDQLLPRLAAGLDDRCIDAGTAVELKTSTLGPTASARGGALLALESVFDDPSLVGVRL, encoded by the coding sequence ATGGCGAAGACGACGCGGCGCACCGGGCCGACTCGGTCGGGTGGCTCCCTCGGCGCGCGCGTGGCCCAGGCCGAGATGCGCGCGGCCAACATGGGGCTCATCCTTCGCCATCTGCGTTCCGGCGGTGGCCGGTCGCGGGCGCGGCTTGCCTCGGAGACCGGTCTCTCGCGCGCCACCATCTCGAGCGTCGTGAGCGATCTGGCCGAGCGCGGGCTCGTCAGAGAGGGCGCAGTCCTGCGCGACGGAGCGGTCGGGCGACCCGGTCAGACGGTGTCGATCGACGGAGCTCAGGTCGCCGGCATCGGCCTCGAGATCAGCGTCCATCAGACAGTCCTGACCGCCCTCACCCTCGACGGGACCGTGATCCGCGAGGTCATCACCTCCCTCGACGTCGCGCGCCTGGAGATGGACGTCGTCCTGGACCGGGTCGCGGGCCTGCTCCGGCGGGCGCTGGACTCGCTGCGGGAAGCGGGGGTCGAGGTCGTCGGCATCACGGTGTCGCCGCCGGGGATCATCGACTATTCCGAGGGCGCGCTCCGGTTTGCGCCCAACCTCGGGTGGCGGGGGATTCCGCTTCGCGACGAGTTGGTACGCCGGCTCGGCGCGGACGGGCCGACCATTCATCTCGAGAATGATGCGAAATTGGCGGCCCTGGCCGAATATCAGCGGCTCGCCGCCCAGGGCATCCACGACCTGGTCCACCTCACGGGAGAGGTTGGTGTCGGCGCCGGCATCATCGTCGACGGCCGTCTGCTGCGGGGCTGGTCCGGCTTCTCCGGGGAGGTCGGGCACCTGCCTCTCGGTCGGCCCGACGTGCGCTGCAACTGTGGGCGGCTGGGCTGCTGGGAGACAGCCGTGGGCCTGGAGTCCCTGCTGCAGGCCGCCTTCGCCCCCGACGACCCCCTCGGTGATGCCCTGGTGCCGGCGGAGGAGCGACTACGCGTACTCGCGGAGCGCGCGGCCGCGGAAGACGCCCGCACCCTCGAGGCCCTCGAGGCCATCGCGGTCGCCCTCATCCCGGGGCTCTCGATCCTGGTCGATGTCCTCAACCCAAGGCTGATCGTCCTGGGTGGCTACTACTCCTACTTCTCCGATCAGCTGCTGCCGCGCCTCGCGGCGGGGCTGGACGATCGTTGCATCGATGCCGGCACCGCCGTGGAGCTGAAGACCTCCACGCTCGGACCCACCGCCTCGGCCCGCGGGGGAGCGCTGCTCGCACTCGAGTCGGTGTTCGACGATCCGAGCCTGGTCGGCGTACGCCTCTGA
- a CDS encoding SGNH/GDSL hydrolase family protein, which yields MDASRAALDQLLSAGPITWLLTGDSITEGWGLGRPELGYAGRFEAHLRTGAGPVRAQDVVHNTGVAGATVGEALWDFTARVERHRADVVTILFGMNDAGWGIAGIDRFQEGLEKFVERVVGLGGLPILQTPYPAGHGGEGTHAALPAYVDVIRALAADKNLLLVDHFAHWQDLPDRFDWYADPWHVDERGHEELARTLITTVLEG from the coding sequence ATGGATGCCTCTCGCGCCGCACTCGATCAGCTTCTGTCGGCCGGCCCCATCACCTGGCTGCTGACCGGTGACTCGATCACCGAGGGCTGGGGGCTGGGGCGACCGGAGCTCGGGTACGCCGGGCGCTTCGAGGCCCACCTGCGGACTGGGGCGGGGCCTGTGCGCGCGCAGGATGTCGTGCACAACACCGGCGTCGCGGGCGCCACGGTGGGGGAGGCGTTGTGGGATTTCACGGCTCGGGTCGAGCGGCACCGGGCCGATGTGGTGACGATCCTGTTCGGCATGAACGACGCCGGCTGGGGGATCGCCGGCATCGATCGCTTCCAGGAGGGCTTGGAGAAGTTCGTCGAGCGTGTCGTCGGCCTTGGCGGTCTGCCGATCCTGCAGACGCCCTATCCCGCGGGTCACGGCGGTGAAGGCACGCATGCCGCGCTTCCGGCGTACGTCGATGTCATCCGCGCCCTCGCTGCGGACAAGAATCTGCTGCTCGTCGACCACTTCGCCCACTGGCAGGACCTGCCCGACCGTTTCGATTGGTACGCCGACCCCTGGCATGTCGACGAACGCGGTCATGAGGAACTGGCTCGGACGCTGATCACGACTGTCCTGGAGGGGTGA
- a CDS encoding extracellular solute-binding protein: MTRIRKTLVALGLATALTLTACGGGGSSSSTGPAETGPDGKLPATTIKILAPSYSDSSKSDWEKIITKFNEKQPNVKVELQIEGWDDFSSKVQARIQARDFPDILNDNAFAGAASEGLLYPINEVMSPETLSSIEPALLKNGEGSDGTQWAAPDIASSRMLAYNTDLFQQAGIAEAPKTWAELEDAAKKISELGADTYGYGLPLGQEEAQVESSLWLWGAGGDWVQGDKLVANQPTAVEAFGEMKKLIDAGATQPNPGATNRQQAADLFNNGKLGMMLSHSGLLKVTRENFPQTKFAVAPIPSKGGDPVAFGVTDFIVAFKNEDANRKEATKQFLDLMYSDKLYETWYKGTGLLPVTQSMIEKGRAEDTANAEFYEALTYVKFLPVGNPKWDALQKALQGTAGTVANDSPEAVLTKVQAQLDAQG; the protein is encoded by the coding sequence ATGACCAGAATCCGCAAGACGCTCGTGGCCCTCGGACTGGCCACAGCGCTCACCCTGACGGCCTGCGGAGGTGGAGGCTCCTCGTCCTCCACCGGCCCCGCCGAGACCGGGCCCGACGGCAAGCTGCCCGCGACCACGATCAAGATCCTGGCGCCGTCCTATTCCGATTCGTCGAAGTCGGACTGGGAGAAGATCATCACCAAGTTCAACGAGAAGCAGCCCAATGTGAAGGTGGAGCTCCAGATCGAGGGCTGGGACGACTTCTCGTCGAAGGTCCAGGCGCGGATCCAGGCGCGGGACTTCCCGGACATCCTCAACGACAACGCCTTCGCCGGCGCGGCCAGCGAGGGTCTGCTCTATCCGATCAACGAGGTCATGAGCCCGGAGACCCTGTCCTCGATCGAGCCCGCCCTGCTGAAGAACGGTGAGGGTTCCGACGGCACGCAGTGGGCTGCGCCCGATATCGCCAGCTCGCGGATGCTCGCCTACAACACCGACCTGTTCCAGCAGGCCGGCATCGCCGAGGCGCCCAAGACGTGGGCCGAGCTCGAGGATGCGGCCAAGAAGATCAGTGAACTCGGTGCCGACACCTATGGTTATGGCCTGCCGCTCGGGCAGGAAGAGGCCCAGGTCGAGTCGTCGCTGTGGCTCTGGGGCGCCGGTGGCGACTGGGTCCAGGGTGACAAGCTCGTGGCCAACCAGCCGACGGCGGTCGAGGCGTTCGGCGAGATGAAGAAGCTCATCGACGCGGGCGCGACCCAGCCCAACCCGGGTGCGACCAACCGTCAGCAGGCCGCTGACCTGTTCAACAACGGCAAGCTCGGCATGATGCTCAGCCACTCCGGCCTGCTCAAGGTCACGCGCGAGAACTTCCCGCAGACCAAGTTCGCCGTGGCCCCGATCCCGTCCAAGGGCGGCGACCCGGTGGCGTTCGGTGTGACCGACTTCATCGTGGCGTTCAAGAACGAGGATGCGAACCGCAAGGAAGCCACCAAGCAGTTCCTCGACCTGATGTACAGCGATAAGCTCTACGAGACCTGGTACAAGGGCACCGGCCTCCTTCCGGTGACCCAGTCGATGATCGAGAAGGGTCGCGCGGAGGACACCGCCAACGCGGAGTTCTATGAGGCTCTCACCTATGTGAAGTTCCTCCCGGTCGGCAACCCCAAGTGGGATGCCCTCCAGAAGGCCCTCCAGGGCACTGCCGGCACGGTCGCGAACGACTCGCCGGAGGCGGTCCTGACCAAGGTCCAGGCGCAGCTGGACGCCCAGGGCTGA
- a CDS encoding TetR/AcrR family transcriptional regulator: protein MPRTADHDARREQILTGLIEVALREGLPRVTIPRVAAAAGISIGLVQHYFPTKDGLLAAAHAAVWDRIERRADAGVTRAEARHARIEHILADALCELIPLDEERRREWYLTRTFSAAALDDPELLGALVAAQGRLRARVAGAIANGRSCGEVVDDLDEHLEAAALLARVMGLADQAGWRTGITEAEVRRIVAWDCATVFRGPCTRELGDSAATHSG from the coding sequence ATGCCCCGCACCGCTGACCACGACGCCCGCCGCGAGCAGATCCTGACCGGCCTGATCGAGGTGGCCCTGCGCGAGGGACTGCCCCGGGTCACGATTCCCCGGGTCGCCGCAGCGGCGGGGATCTCGATCGGGCTGGTCCAGCACTACTTCCCCACCAAGGACGGGTTGCTGGCGGCCGCGCACGCAGCGGTCTGGGACCGTATCGAACGCCGGGCCGACGCCGGGGTCACCCGGGCGGAGGCACGGCACGCGCGGATCGAGCACATCCTCGCCGACGCCCTGTGTGAGCTCATCCCTCTCGACGAGGAGCGACGCCGGGAGTGGTACCTCACTCGCACCTTCTCCGCCGCCGCTCTCGATGACCCCGAGCTGCTGGGGGCCCTGGTCGCGGCCCAGGGCCGGCTGCGTGCCCGGGTGGCCGGCGCCATCGCGAATGGGCGCTCCTGCGGTGAGGTCGTCGACGATCTCGACGAGCACCTGGAGGCCGCGGCCCTCCTGGCCCGAGTAATGGGACTCGCCGATCAGGCCGGCTGGCGTACAGGGATCACCGAAGCCGAGGTTCGCCGCATCGTGGCCTGGGATTGCGCGACCGTGTTCAGGGGCCCCTGCACTCGAGAACTGGGTGACTCAGCCGCAACTCATTCCGGCTAG
- a CDS encoding sugar ABC transporter permease has translation MKPTGGFRESLRALPWLAPTLVLIAGVVIYPAGLMVYTAFRKFSSYGFEQGPAGLANFNGPAGAFTFPTVPMGRIWLNTVVWVVVVVALTLVLSLLLAQFLNLNFRGRKLLRLAIILPWASSVVMTTTVFHYGLQTDVGLFNRLLVETGIIDHAIGFTKNPTMAFWVAVFVAIYVSLPFTTYTILAGLQSVPDDVLEAAHVDGANGMQRYWSIIFPMLRPSIAVATLINIINVFNSLPILKILNETPGYNTGHTTTTLIFEYKAQLGPGVASALSLVNFAFCLVIIAIYLIVVQPTKEVA, from the coding sequence ATGAAACCCACCGGCGGTTTCCGCGAAAGCCTCAGGGCATTGCCCTGGCTCGCCCCGACACTCGTCCTCATCGCCGGCGTCGTGATCTATCCCGCCGGGCTGATGGTCTACACCGCCTTCCGGAAGTTCAGCTCCTATGGCTTCGAGCAGGGGCCGGCGGGCTTGGCCAACTTCAATGGGCCGGCGGGTGCCTTCACGTTCCCGACCGTGCCCATGGGTCGGATCTGGCTCAACACTGTGGTGTGGGTCGTCGTGGTCGTCGCCCTCACCCTGGTGCTGTCCCTGCTCCTGGCGCAGTTCCTCAATCTCAACTTCCGCGGCCGCAAGCTGTTGCGGCTGGCGATCATCCTGCCGTGGGCGTCGTCGGTCGTCATGACCACGACGGTCTTCCACTACGGGCTCCAGACCGATGTCGGATTGTTCAACCGGCTGCTCGTCGAGACCGGGATCATCGACCACGCCATCGGTTTCACCAAGAACCCGACCATGGCCTTCTGGGTCGCGGTGTTCGTGGCCATCTATGTGTCGCTGCCCTTCACGACCTACACGATCCTCGCCGGGCTCCAGTCGGTGCCCGATGACGTCCTGGAGGCCGCCCATGTGGACGGTGCCAACGGGATGCAGCGCTATTGGTCGATCATCTTCCCGATGCTGCGACCGTCGATCGCCGTCGCCACCCTCATCAACATCATCAACGTCTTCAACTCGCTGCCGATCCTCAAGATCCTCAACGAGACCCCCGGCTACAACACCGGCCACACGACGACGACGCTGATCTTCGAATACAAGGCCCAGCTCGGCCCCGGCGTCGCCAGCGCCCTGTCGCTGGTCAACTTCGCCTTCTGCCTCGTGATCATCGCGATCTATCTGATCGTCGTCCAACCGACGAAGGAGGTGGCCTGA